From the genome of Diabrotica virgifera virgifera chromosome 8, PGI_DIABVI_V3a:
CTCTCGAAGCTCCGCACCCTCGATAACACAGCACCCCCAACTTTAAAATCTAACTCAGTCTTTTTCTCGAGTTCCTGACCTTCttcttctagtatttctagttcaTTGAAAGTAGGGAACATCGGTTCTGACTCAGAAACTGCAGTACCTGCTGATTCGCAACCACTCGAGAGAGAACCTTCGTCGCTTTCTATAGGTATTAAGTCAGGTTTTTGACCTAAGGCGTTGAACCATGCTTTTTCGCAAGATTCGAGCAGATCGTTTTTTAGACTATTTTCCACTAACTCATTCAAAATGACTTCACTTTTTTCATCAAGCATAAGATGTTCTGTTTCTTCTCTCCCATCCGTATTGACTGTTGCATCACCGTTCTTTTCTTTTACAGGTACTGGATTGCTGTTGGATCTAATGGTACTCAGAATGTAAAGTTTCCTTCTATCCAATACATTGCTAGAGCTATTGCAATGCTGAAGAAGCCTTTTAAGCTTAATACTCTCTTTggaatcctgaaacacgtcgtcTTCTTCTTCAATTATTTCTTCTATGCTCATCAACTTGGGAGCTGATTTGGATCGTTCCAACGGTGGTCTGTAATTGTGTGAACCCGTACTCAGTAAAATCTTTCTTCTCGGTATTGTGGGATTTTCGTAGACAGAGTTGACTAGAGAAAGCCTTGCGTTCTGTCTGCAAAGTTTCTCCCGCTTAAACTCCAGAAGTGCAAGCGCCAGCGATTCTTTGAGTTCTTCTTCGATTTGCTTCGCTATAGCAGAAGAAGAGCAAAGCACCGCGTGACATCGCAGTTCGTGTCGTAGTCGTTTGCCTTCGTGTCGGTAGACCCAGCAGAAGAGGCGAGGGAATTGGGACGGGGCTCCACAGGCAGTTAGACGGTTCGCCCAATATTCGGTGAGTCCGTGATCCTTGGTTGTGGCTTTTAGACCGCCTCCACTTACTGTCAGCTGCATGCGGACGTCTGGGCGGGATGATTGGGTGTAGTTTCTCCATAAGGTTGTCAAAGGTTTCTCGAAGCATCCGTctcctgaaacaaaaaaaaagagattaaAAATAATTCTCACAAATTatatatgttacggacaatgacgtaaatccggccaataacgttattggccggccaatatcgacaatggccggttgaattggtcattgtcgacaatggccggatattaacgttattgtccatagaaactggacattgatgataattttaaattcttgataacatttctatcattgcccggccaatgtcgacaatacccgttgttaatcggtcaatgttgacATTTTGACTAAAAGTGTTATGTGTATATtatattgtgtattgttttcgtgctgaaattactcgtaaatttatttaataagtgttatcagtagtaattgcacaagagctctaaaattattgaatttttcccgagtgacactttgacagttttaatttcacgagccgaaggcgagtgaaattatgtcaaagtgtcacgagagcaaaaattgtatattaattttagagatcgagtgcaatttgttgcgactatttcatgaataaaactgttcaaaaccaaaatattattgtaatttaattatgtaagtacaattaaacacacagttgttataaatattttacggttgaaagtcatcacttttataatttttaaaacattaattgtcattaatgtcactgaatgtattttttcatagcaacgaagggcatctgacgtaatatacttgacgacgggaaattatcaaaaattatcgatttaatttagatttatgtagctttctattggtcagaatctcctatgaatgaaataatcatggaTATGAACGATGTGCGCACTCGTTTTAATAATTAGGTATATAAACTTAATAGTCAAGTCAAAACGTGATGACAATAAGTCATTTTTAAACTGTGATGAAACAATAGCCGAATAAGTGAAATTAAAGAAGCgaaaaatattttgagaacaCCGGGTGCTAAAAAAATCAACAAAGCACTATAGAATGAAATTCAAtgatcaagccagctcccgccagccacctgcctcttggaagtttaaacattaatttaaccaaaaaaccattgtttatttatgaaataaacatttttttctgattcatTATGTattatacaccgttcttaggcgccaacgcccttcggtagggatctatggaggagtatcaccaagccggaagcccttatcccttcccgtaccgctcctccataggccgatcagacgccagtttattccagaccaagcatTATTTTCTGAttcatgacagcagtaaaatgtattttgaattaaataaattacatacattcttctttttttctgttaaataatttaattaaaaaaaatttttttggacaccctttataattaacacacgacccctattgtcatttaaaaaaatcatcgattacgtcatcacacctagatggatgacgtcactagtatgacatatatgccaaaatatcataatttaaaaataaaaatcgacatgtttcgggatttttccttaaagattacggtttacgaaataacgaatttattccttccatttACACCATACATACTGTAAATAAGCCAGTAAATAATACATACTGTAAGAATGAAATTCAAtgatcaagccagctcccgccagccacctgcctcttggaagtttaaacattaatttaaccaaaaaaccattgtttatttatgaaataaacatttttttctgattcatTATGTattatacaccgttcttaggcgccaacgcccttcggtagggatctatggaggagtatcaccaagccggaagcccttatcccttcccgtaccgctcctccataggccgatcagacgccagtttattccagaccaagcatTATTTTCTGAttcatgacagcagtaaaatgtattttgaattaaataaattacatacattcttctttttttctgttaaataatttaattaaaaaaaatttttttggacaccctttataattaacacacgacccctattgtcatttaaaaaaatcatcgattacgtcatcacacctagatggatgacgtcactagtatgacatatatgcc
Proteins encoded in this window:
- the LOC114338271 gene encoding uncharacterized protein LOC114338271, yielding MLMSSDINITLTQTQMYVAAREREEKMRVDQDTVDGAILPPKVPADLKKVPSIETLNSEMPRKELQKDRGKKAIKCLLNRLRLKKYGSATISKPDPVYRVAYLGNVVTGWAKGDGCFEKPLTTLWRNYTQSSRPDVRMQLTVSGGGLKATTKDHGLTEYWANRLTACGAPSQFPRLFCWVYRHEGKRLRHELRCHAVLCSSSAIAKQIEEELKESLALALLEFKREKLCRQNARLSLVNSVYENPTIPRRKILLSTGSHNYRPPLERSKSAPKLMSIEEIIEEEDDVFQDSKESIKLKRLLQHCNSSSNVLDRRKLYILSTIRSNSNPVPVKEKNGDATVNTDGREETEHLMLDEKSEVILNELVENSLKNDLLESCEKAWFNALGQKPDLIPIESDEGSLSSGCESAGTAVSESEPMFPTFNELEILEEEGQELEKKTELDFKVGGAVLSRVRSFERLSNPDLLKYCGINNKKQFLDQEEVSLVPVGETQTDFSSLKVFKRRTLSDPNYRRLSENGSDDENGSACSDESGYEEEEVASSIGNIVLV